From Verrucomicrobia bacterium S94, the proteins below share one genomic window:
- a CDS encoding DUF1080 domain-containing protein, whose product MRLFGNPSVRAGIILNIFSNQRGKTQRVGVFRLAAMKDGDRIMKKLLILAGLVAVSAFAEEGFKPIFDGKTLSGWHIMQKPAGDKYYATDENFYAKDGAIHCFQTPEKKGGLLLSDEKYGDFILEMEIKSDWGCDSGIFLRCTEDGRGIQVLNDYLKEGNVGFLFGQGTGGYISRPIRFSEAGDNGTAYDVYDGVEIDGLKYGIDAEGWNAIWRHGEWNTVRIKCVGSEPIITTWVNGVKIMEMDGTVYKARMLRDENKKNWSARSAWDREKVQDITGGKGSIAFQIHPGGRWKPGGAAMYRNIRIKAL is encoded by the coding sequence ATGCGTTTATTCGGGAACCCGTCCGTAAGGGCTGGGATTATTCTGAATATCTTTAGTAACCAGCGCGGGAAGACACAGCGGGTCGGAGTGTTCCGACTCGCTGCAATGAAGGATGGAGACAGAATTATGAAAAAACTTTTAATCCTGGCCGGTCTTGTTGCGGTTTCTGCGTTTGCCGAAGAGGGGTTTAAGCCGATCTTCGATGGAAAGACATTGAGCGGATGGCACATTATGCAGAAACCGGCGGGCGATAAATATTATGCTACCGATGAGAACTTTTATGCGAAAGACGGCGCGATTCATTGTTTCCAGACGCCGGAAAAAAAAGGCGGCCTTCTGCTTAGTGACGAAAAGTACGGAGATTTTATTCTGGAAATGGAGATTAAAAGCGACTGGGGGTGTGATTCCGGCATTTTCCTTCGCTGTACGGAAGACGGCCGGGGTATTCAGGTGCTGAATGATTATCTGAAGGAAGGGAATGTCGGGTTCCTTTTCGGACAGGGTACGGGGGGATATATTTCCCGACCAATCCGGTTCTCGGAGGCGGGTGACAATGGCACAGCTTATGATGTCTACGATGGCGTTGAAATCGACGGTCTGAAATACGGTATTGATGCCGAAGGCTGGAATGCGATCTGGAGGCATGGTGAATGGAATACGGTCCGGATTAAATGTGTTGGTTCGGAACCGATCATTACGACGTGGGTTAACGGAGTGAAAATCATGGAAATGGATGGTACCGTGTATAAAGCCCGTATGCTGAGAGATGAAAATAAAAAGAATTGGTCCGCTCGGTCGGCGTGGGATCGTGAAAAGGTGCAGGATATTACCGGAGGGAAGGGTTCGATTGCATTTCAGATTCATCCGGGCGGCCGCTGGAAACCGGGAGGCGCGGCCATGTATCGTAATATCCGGATTAAAGCGCTTTAA
- a CDS encoding sucrase — translation MKLQLLPVPDESVFSDPDYFIWGASMVRESNGLCHLFYSRWKKEYGFNAWVSHSEVAHAVSENPSGPYRHLDVALPARGATYWDGCCTHNPTVREVEGRFYLFYMGNTGDGKTEPDSEVWNWTHRNSQQIGVAVAEHPSGPWKRTDQPLIAPDETELMVSNPAVTQRPDGGFVMIYKAVKKERPLPFGGPVVHRVAFAEKPTGPFVSEPFPIFGKTGDDFPAEDPFLWFQEDEFRIILKDMNGSFSGVGRSLVMFHSKDGKNWNLSDPQQVSGCDVRFSNGVLRTFDFLERAQLFIESGKPSILFCAARSGNDTVNIHIPVRTG, via the coding sequence ATGAAACTTCAATTGCTGCCCGTGCCTGATGAATCGGTATTTTCCGATCCGGATTATTTTATCTGGGGGGCATCGATGGTTCGGGAATCGAATGGTTTGTGTCATTTATTCTATTCCCGGTGGAAAAAAGAGTATGGCTTCAATGCCTGGGTCAGCCATTCGGAGGTGGCGCATGCCGTTTCTGAAAATCCGTCAGGACCGTACCGGCATCTTGATGTGGCGCTTCCGGCGCGAGGGGCGACGTACTGGGATGGATGTTGCACCCATAATCCGACGGTTCGGGAGGTGGAGGGCAGGTTTTATCTGTTCTATATGGGGAATACCGGTGACGGTAAAACGGAGCCGGATTCCGAGGTATGGAATTGGACGCACCGGAATAGCCAGCAGATCGGAGTGGCCGTTGCTGAACATCCTTCCGGCCCCTGGAAACGGACGGATCAGCCGCTGATTGCTCCGGATGAAACAGAATTGATGGTTTCCAATCCGGCGGTGACGCAAAGGCCGGATGGCGGTTTTGTCATGATTTATAAAGCGGTAAAAAAAGAGCGGCCGCTGCCGTTCGGCGGGCCGGTGGTGCATCGGGTGGCCTTTGCTGAAAAACCGACGGGACCGTTTGTGAGTGAGCCGTTTCCTATTTTTGGAAAAACAGGAGATGATTTTCCGGCAGAAGATCCTTTCCTCTGGTTTCAGGAAGATGAATTCCGGATCATCCTGAAGGATATGAACGGATCATTTTCAGGGGTGGGGCGCTCTTTGGTCATGTTTCATTCCAAGGATGGTAAAAACTGGAATCTATCAGATCCGCAACAGGTTTCCGGTTGTGATGTCCGGTTTTCAAACGGAGTATTGCGTACGTTTGATTTTCTGGAACGGGCTCAGTTGTTTATTGAAAGCGGCAAGCCATCCATCCTATTCTGCGCGGCGAGATCGGGGAATGATACGGTTAATATACATATCCCTGTCCGTACGGGATGA
- a CDS encoding helix-turn-helix domain-containing protein: MKMKRVREIKRVAILVDSSTSWSRLLIEGILEYSKIHGPWHIHLEPQPRDQLLHLPEGWEGDGIICRVASKEIADRLHTLNLPVVNISAMQIEGADFPRVITSPESEARLILETFKSRGFRNLAYLGDLSQAYVIRHCSIVESEIKKAGIRMDRFSTAEGRDMTEWLKNLPKPVGLICWGPSLGHQVIDACQLAGIIVPHDVAVLGTDYDELLSEASYPPQAGVRFNVEQIGMTAASVLDCLMQGEVPKQKEWLLEPKGIVEKLSIDTVAVEDRRMASVMRYLKEHALEPISVNDILKANPMARRSMERKFRQLYGCSIVDQIRQLRINHARKLLAETDEPVTVIAEECGFSSYNYLNRVFKQATGLTPSQYRAEQHAGPVK; encoded by the coding sequence ATGAAGATGAAACGGGTCAGAGAAATTAAACGTGTGGCGATTCTTGTGGATTCCTCCACTTCGTGGTCGCGGTTGCTTATTGAAGGTATTCTTGAATATTCCAAGATTCATGGCCCCTGGCATATTCATCTGGAGCCGCAGCCGCGGGATCAATTGCTGCATCTGCCGGAGGGCTGGGAGGGCGATGGGATTATCTGTCGGGTTGCTTCCAAGGAAATTGCCGATCGTCTCCATACACTGAATCTTCCGGTGGTGAATATTTCGGCCATGCAGATTGAGGGCGCGGATTTTCCGCGGGTGATTACCTCGCCTGAATCGGAAGCCCGGCTGATTCTGGAAACGTTTAAATCGCGCGGTTTTCGAAATCTGGCCTATTTGGGTGATCTTTCACAGGCCTATGTAATCCGGCACTGTTCGATTGTGGAGTCGGAAATAAAAAAAGCCGGAATCCGTATGGACCGCTTTTCCACTGCCGAAGGTCGGGATATGACGGAGTGGCTGAAAAATCTTCCAAAACCGGTGGGGCTGATCTGCTGGGGACCGAGTCTGGGACATCAGGTGATCGATGCCTGCCAGCTGGCCGGTATTATTGTACCGCACGATGTTGCTGTGCTGGGGACGGACTATGATGAACTGCTGAGCGAAGCGTCATATCCTCCGCAGGCCGGTGTTCGTTTTAATGTGGAGCAGATCGGTATGACCGCCGCTTCGGTGCTCGATTGCCTGATGCAGGGAGAGGTGCCGAAGCAGAAAGAGTGGTTGCTGGAGCCAAAGGGCATTGTTGAGAAACTATCGATCGATACCGTCGCTGTGGAAGACCGGCGTATGGCATCGGTGATGCGTTATCTCAAGGAGCATGCACTGGAGCCGATTTCCGTTAATGATATTCTGAAGGCCAATCCGATGGCCCGACGCTCGATGGAGCGGAAGTTCCGCCAGCTCTATGGCTGCTCCATTGTGGATCAGATCCGCCAGCTGCGGATCAACCATGCCCGGAAGCTGCTGGCAGAAACGGATGAACCGGTTACGGTGATTGCCGAGGAGTGCGGTTTTTCCTCGTATAATTATCTGAACCGGGTTTTCAAGCAGGCCACCGGTCTGACACCCAGTCAATACCGTGCCGAGCAACATGCCGGTCCGGTGAAATAA
- a CDS encoding LacI family transcriptional regulator, with product MKNVTYKTSTATLAQVAESAGVSRQTAGRILGGKEHKHKPDTVDRVKQIADQLGYRPNLLAKSVVAGKTYSIGVLVPRANCDSFFADIQTGIQDALINTDWAPIVLQTSENADERSCIRQLVERRVDGILLIPHENQVDSNHFSEIIERRIPVVTINARLRNIEPVDFVGTDEFKGGTCAAEHLLSISKRWKFGIVQSSGPSENLSQRAAGFIRTLETAGKKIRELTLSTWTLEENLQPMIQFLGKSNAPNAVFCITDIYAAQIYKAAEQLGLRIPEDLAVVGYADLDFAPYLSPSLTTLRQNGNRIGQTAVKRLLHQIQNGTSKPKEKLLPPELMERHSVK from the coding sequence ATGAAAAATGTAACCTATAAAACATCGACAGCAACACTGGCTCAGGTTGCCGAATCGGCCGGCGTTTCGCGCCAGACGGCGGGGCGTATCCTCGGCGGCAAAGAACATAAACACAAACCGGATACGGTGGATCGTGTCAAACAGATCGCCGATCAGCTGGGCTACCGCCCCAATCTGCTGGCCAAAAGTGTGGTGGCCGGAAAAACCTACAGTATCGGCGTGCTCGTTCCCCGCGCCAACTGCGACTCCTTTTTCGCAGATATACAGACCGGAATTCAGGATGCCCTCATCAATACCGACTGGGCCCCCATTGTTCTGCAGACCTCGGAAAATGCCGATGAGCGCAGCTGCATCCGCCAGCTGGTCGAACGCCGGGTCGACGGTATCCTACTGATCCCGCATGAAAACCAGGTCGATTCCAATCATTTTTCCGAAATCATCGAACGCCGTATTCCGGTTGTTACCATAAATGCACGGCTCAGAAATATCGAACCGGTTGATTTTGTGGGCACCGATGAATTCAAAGGCGGAACGTGCGCCGCCGAACATTTACTCTCTATTTCCAAACGATGGAAGTTCGGTATTGTCCAGAGTTCCGGTCCCTCTGAAAATCTCAGCCAGCGCGCCGCCGGTTTTATCCGGACGCTGGAAACCGCCGGAAAAAAAATCCGCGAACTGACGCTCAGCACCTGGACCCTGGAGGAAAATCTTCAGCCAATGATTCAGTTTCTCGGGAAAAGCAACGCCCCCAATGCGGTCTTCTGCATTACCGACATCTATGCCGCTCAGATTTATAAAGCCGCCGAGCAGCTCGGTCTCCGCATACCGGAAGATCTTGCCGTCGTCGGCTATGCCGACCTTGATTTCGCCCCCTACCTCTCTCCATCGCTGACCACACTTCGTCAGAACGGAAATCGGATCGGTCAAACCGCCGTAAAGCGGTTGCTGCATCAAATTCAGAACGGCACTTCGAAACCGAAGGAAAAACTGCTGCCGCCGGAGCTGATGGAGCGCCACTCTGTAAAATAA
- a CDS encoding glycoside hydrolase, translated as MLFLAVGVQAQHMPGQFEDGSAEAYVDSTNGKPIVPRIEEKDGKRYYYWPNFHQWQNGKMQLHNERTDHPDAQWWPEAGLGLFICWGMPSVFEPNGEGWSGRWTQDKEERGVYYPQTELWKSVEHWNPELYDPEKWMSAAAKAGFKYSVLTLKHHGGFAIWDSDYALIGVRQSANGRCLVDPWVKACRDNNIKVGFYYSGMDWYFERDYMNFSMQPGDIVNYKGEHVKSLPKRPPGFSKAYEEFNNNQVKEVIEKFDPDIWWGDGGHGATLEQIRKWRPGIVVNNRGIGGGDHCTPEGFHMAEPQYIRKPIVENGWWWEVNAIIQGGSWHYDQHFGEKVFSTDKVLMQLAQARCMGGNLLACIGPRPDGRMQGDAYRLFDEMAEWMETNSNSVFGINGGGPWPELASVPVTCRDNIWFFHASKNQQIELKKIAKKPRAVTLMATGDQLDYVFRDGNLKVTIPEEKKSKVATDVVIVEFGDDFDYKPYLFRHW; from the coding sequence ATGCTGTTTTTGGCGGTTGGTGTTCAGGCTCAGCATATGCCGGGGCAGTTTGAGGATGGCAGTGCGGAAGCCTATGTGGATTCCACAAATGGAAAACCGATTGTGCCGCGAATCGAAGAAAAGGATGGCAAGCGGTATTATTACTGGCCTAATTTTCATCAGTGGCAGAATGGTAAAATGCAGCTGCATAATGAACGGACGGATCATCCGGATGCGCAGTGGTGGCCGGAAGCCGGTTTAGGGCTGTTTATCTGCTGGGGTATGCCATCCGTGTTTGAACCCAACGGGGAAGGGTGGAGTGGCCGATGGACGCAGGATAAGGAGGAACGCGGGGTGTATTATCCGCAGACTGAACTGTGGAAATCCGTTGAGCACTGGAATCCGGAGCTCTATGACCCTGAAAAGTGGATGTCGGCGGCGGCAAAGGCCGGGTTTAAATATTCGGTGCTGACACTTAAACATCATGGCGGTTTCGCGATCTGGGATTCTGACTATGCGCTGATCGGTGTGCGGCAGTCGGCGAACGGACGCTGTCTGGTTGATCCGTGGGTGAAAGCCTGCCGCGACAACAATATTAAGGTCGGTTTCTACTATTCCGGTATGGATTGGTATTTTGAACGCGACTACATGAATTTCAGTATGCAGCCTGGTGACATTGTAAACTATAAAGGAGAGCATGTAAAAAGTCTGCCGAAGCGTCCGCCCGGTTTTTCGAAAGCTTATGAGGAATTCAACAATAACCAGGTTAAAGAAGTCATTGAAAAATTTGATCCGGACATCTGGTGGGGTGATGGTGGCCACGGGGCAACGCTGGAGCAGATTCGGAAATGGCGTCCCGGCATTGTCGTCAACAACCGGGGAATAGGCGGAGGAGACCATTGTACGCCGGAAGGGTTTCACATGGCCGAACCGCAGTATATTCGGAAGCCGATTGTTGAAAACGGCTGGTGGTGGGAAGTCAATGCCATTATTCAGGGAGGTTCCTGGCATTATGACCAGCATTTCGGTGAAAAGGTTTTCAGTACGGATAAGGTGCTGATGCAACTGGCTCAGGCACGTTGCATGGGCGGTAATCTATTGGCCTGCATCGGGCCCCGGCCAGACGGGAGAATGCAGGGGGATGCCTACCGTCTTTTTGATGAAATGGCGGAATGGATGGAAACAAATTCCAATTCGGTGTTCGGCATCAACGGCGGCGGTCCGTGGCCGGAGCTGGCCAGTGTTCCGGTAACCTGTCGTGACAATATCTGGTTTTTCCATGCCAGCAAAAATCAGCAAATTGAATTGAAGAAAATTGCGAAAAAGCCAAGGGCGGTCACGCTGATGGCAACGGGAGATCAACTGGATTATGTATTCAGGGACGGTAATCTGAAGGTGACCATTCCGGAGGAAAAGAAATCCAAAGTGGCAACAGATGTGGTGATTGTGGAGTTCGGTGATGATTTTGATTATAAGCCGTATCTGTTTAGGCATTGGTAG
- a CDS encoding LacI family transcriptional regulator, with product MAEAAGVSRQTAGRILGGKKHKHKPDTVERVKQIADDLGYRTNLLVKSVVSGKTYSIGVLVPRANRDSFFADILTGIQDALTDTEWAPIILQTSEKADERSCIRQLI from the coding sequence GTGGCCGAGGCCGCCGGCGTATCCCGCCAGACGGCCGGGCGTATTCTCGGCGGTAAAAAGCATAAGCATAAACCCGATACCGTTGAACGTGTAAAACAGATTGCCGACGACCTCGGATACCGCACCAACCTATTGGTCAAGAGCGTGGTTTCAGGAAAAACCTACAGCATAGGTGTTCTTGTTCCCCGTGCAAATCGCGATTCCTTTTTTGCCGACATTCTTACCGGCATTCAGGATGCTCTGACCGATACCGAATGGGCCCCGATAATTCTTCAAACATCAGAAAAAGCCGACGAACGAAGCTGCATTCGACAACTAATCTGA
- a CDS encoding glycoside hydrolase produces MNIKGIGWILILVVGVNAQHVPGQFEDGSVDTYTDYDGNPVVPRIEERDGKRFYYWPHWNEWKNSKMQLQGERTQHPDAQWWPHAGLGLFICWGMPSVFEPNGEGWAGRWTQAKEDAGMFYPQAELWASTKGWNPEHYDPEKWMSAAKRAGFKYSVLTLKHHGGYAMWDSDYSVYGVRQEMGGRDLVAPWVKACRNNGIKVGFYYSGMDWYFERDYMDFSMQAGTHVNWKGEKVKSLPKRPPSFKLAYDEFNQNSVREVIEKFDPDLWWGDGGHGATADQIRKWRPGIVCNNRGVGGDYVTAEMFEMAQPQYVKKPVVGNGWWWEENSIIQKGSWHYDKHLGEEVYPADRVLIELARVRCMGGNFLANLGPRPDGRMQDDAYRLFDEMAEWMETNSNSVFGINGGGPWPEKCNVPITCRDNIWFFHALKNEATAKNPIILTDSAKPVSVTLMRTGDRLPYEYNDETLVMSVPEKLKAGNVTDVILVEFDRKFDPGPYCFTHWKSDGNIHDNDDWGDNGCKEEG; encoded by the coding sequence ATGAATATAAAGGGGATAGGATGGATTCTGATCTTGGTGGTTGGGGTAAATGCGCAGCATGTTCCTGGTCAGTTTGAAGATGGAAGTGTTGATACGTATACGGATTATGATGGAAATCCTGTAGTTCCTCGTATTGAGGAGCGCGACGGTAAACGGTTTTATTACTGGCCTCATTGGAATGAGTGGAAAAACAGTAAGATGCAGCTGCAGGGTGAACGGACTCAGCATCCCGATGCGCAGTGGTGGCCGCATGCGGGGTTGGGTCTGTTTATCTGCTGGGGAATGCCCAGCGTTTTTGAGCCGAATGGTGAAGGCTGGGCCGGGCGCTGGACACAGGCCAAAGAGGATGCCGGTATGTTTTATCCGCAGGCAGAGTTATGGGCTTCAACCAAAGGGTGGAACCCGGAGCACTACGATCCGGAAAAATGGATGTCGGCGGCCAAACGAGCCGGTTTTAAATATTCGGTACTGACGTTGAAGCATCATGGCGGATATGCCATGTGGGATTCTGATTATTCGGTTTATGGTGTGCGTCAGGAAATGGGCGGTCGCGATCTGGTGGCTCCGTGGGTGAAGGCCTGTCGGAACAACGGGATCAAAGTCGGGTTCTATTATTCCGGTATGGATTGGTATTTTGAACGCGACTATATGGATTTCAGTATGCAGGCCGGAACGCATGTAAACTGGAAGGGCGAAAAGGTGAAGAGTCTGCCGAAGCGCCCGCCGAGTTTTAAGCTGGCATATGATGAGTTTAATCAAAATTCAGTCAGAGAAGTGATTGAAAAGTTCGATCCTGATCTCTGGTGGGGTGATGGAGGACACGGTGCTACTGCTGATCAGATTCGTAAATGGCGTCCTGGGATTGTCTGCAATAACCGTGGAGTCGGCGGCGATTATGTAACCGCTGAAATGTTCGAAATGGCACAGCCGCAATATGTGAAAAAACCGGTCGTTGGCAATGGCTGGTGGTGGGAGGAAAATTCCATTATCCAGAAAGGGTCCTGGCATTACGATAAACATCTGGGCGAAGAGGTTTATCCGGCTGACCGGGTTCTGATCGAGCTGGCCCGTGTGCGTTGCATGGGCGGAAATTTTCTGGCGAATCTCGGGCCGCGTCCCGACGGCCGAATGCAGGACGATGCTTATCGTCTGTTTGATGAAATGGCGGAGTGGATGGAGACGAATTCCAATTCGGTATTCGGAATCAACGGGGGAGGGCCTTGGCCGGAAAAGTGCAACGTTCCGATTACCTGCCGCGACAACATCTGGTTTTTCCATGCTTTGAAAAATGAAGCAACCGCGAAGAATCCAATTATTCTGACCGATTCCGCCAAGCCGGTTTCCGTGACGCTGATGCGTACTGGTGACAGGCTTCCGTACGAATACAACGATGAAACGCTGGTAATGAGCGTCCCCGAAAAACTCAAAGCCGGCAATGTAACGGATGTCATTCTGGTTGAATTCGACAGGAAATTTGACCCCGGTCCCTATTGTTTTACGCATTGGAAATCGGATGGCAATATCCATGATAACGATGACTGGGGGGACAATGGCTGCAAAGAGGAGGGATAG